Proteins from one Paenibacillus amylolyticus genomic window:
- a CDS encoding response regulator → MMNVLLVDDDYFVVMALENKIDWGALGINTIFTAYNIAQAKEVLQNHPVQILVCDIEMPQGSGLELLAWVRDESYNVQTIFLTNYADFNYAQKAIELQSFDYFLKPIEIDKLTLIIQKAVAKARDQQFIQKAIYEGELWQKNRSKLIEDSWRRLISSKVYLSSSADVSAFLSEQHLPYEPTDLFLPMLVNLFPYEGTLGKTDKNLFDYACLNVMVERFQDRLFSIEAISEIKDHNWMVIIKWNRLPDVQLIESMCTAFIPEVNNYLKSDACCTIGFSLPLGQIRHTVNELLLMNEERIKHRNQIFLLENYTRPELDYIPPDLGLLEQLLNENRFQSFLDETCRYMHQLVHEGNVGTAVLSLLRLDLVQLVYAQLKSKGIEVHKLYMGSTNDQLFIQSLHSIEDMQSYIAYLVNTSSEYLNVSEQPTSVVHEISQYIRTHYGEDLTRNSLGDRVYMNPDYLARLFKKEMGISLGNYVIHIRLVAARHLLETTTQSIHSIAGHVGYTNYSHFTKLFKQEIGCSPNEYRKKHRERSKVLTK, encoded by the coding sequence ATGATGAATGTATTGCTGGTTGATGATGATTACTTTGTTGTCATGGCATTGGAGAATAAAATTGACTGGGGAGCCTTGGGAATCAATACAATCTTCACGGCCTACAATATTGCGCAAGCCAAAGAGGTACTGCAAAATCATCCGGTTCAGATTCTTGTTTGTGATATTGAGATGCCGCAGGGAAGCGGACTCGAGCTGCTCGCCTGGGTCCGTGATGAATCGTATAACGTACAAACGATCTTTCTTACCAATTATGCCGATTTCAACTATGCGCAAAAAGCCATCGAGCTGCAAAGCTTTGATTATTTTCTAAAGCCCATCGAAATCGACAAGTTGACTCTGATTATTCAGAAGGCTGTTGCCAAAGCCCGGGATCAGCAGTTTATTCAGAAGGCCATTTATGAAGGTGAACTTTGGCAGAAAAATAGAAGCAAGCTTATTGAGGACAGCTGGCGCAGGCTCATCTCCAGTAAAGTCTATCTGTCCAGCTCCGCTGATGTTTCTGCATTTTTATCTGAGCAGCATCTGCCGTATGAGCCAACCGATCTATTTCTTCCTATGTTGGTTAATCTGTTTCCGTATGAGGGTACGCTGGGCAAAACCGACAAAAATCTGTTTGATTACGCTTGTTTGAACGTGATGGTTGAACGATTTCAAGACCGTTTGTTCTCTATTGAAGCGATATCCGAGATCAAGGATCATAACTGGATGGTTATTATAAAATGGAACAGGTTACCGGATGTACAACTTATCGAATCGATGTGCACCGCCTTCATTCCGGAGGTAAACAACTACCTGAAATCGGATGCCTGCTGTACGATCGGCTTCTCCCTGCCGCTTGGGCAAATCCGTCATACGGTGAATGAGCTATTGTTGATGAATGAAGAGCGAATCAAACACCGCAACCAGATCTTTTTGCTGGAGAACTATACAAGGCCCGAATTAGATTATATACCGCCTGATCTGGGCTTGCTGGAGCAATTGCTGAATGAGAATCGTTTCCAATCCTTTCTGGATGAAACCTGTCGTTATATGCATCAACTTGTCCATGAAGGCAATGTAGGTACCGCTGTTCTGAGTCTGCTGCGTCTTGATCTGGTGCAGCTGGTTTATGCCCAATTGAAAAGTAAGGGAATTGAAGTCCACAAGCTTTATATGGGCAGTACGAATGATCAATTGTTCATCCAGTCTCTGCATTCGATTGAAGATATGCAATCGTACATTGCCTATTTGGTCAATACGAGCTCGGAATATTTGAATGTTTCCGAGCAGCCGACGTCGGTTGTCCACGAGATTTCCCAATATATACGCACCCACTATGGAGAAGACCTGACAAGAAATAGCCTTGGAGACAGAGTCTATATGAACCCTGATTATCTCGCAAGACTGTTCAAGAAAGAGATGGGCATATCTCTCGGCAATTATGTTATTCACATCCGCCTTGTAGCTGCAAGGCATCTCTTAGAGACCACCACACAATCGATTCATTCCATTGCCGGACATGTGGGGTATACCAACTACTCACACTTTACCAAACTGTTCAAACAGGAAATCGGATGCAGCCCTAATGAATATCGCAAAAAGCATAGAGAACGTTCAAAAGTTCTCACGAAGTAG
- a CDS encoding ASCH domain-containing protein has translation MKVLSMKQPWATLLVQGETLYETRSWRTRYRGPLAIHASQKVDKQACKYEPIRSLLAKNGFTEHNLPTGVILATCELTNCYQVIDANHTSAILDCGKLVSGEDLLLGDYSPGYFAWEISGFRLLESPIPVKGKLGLWEYPIDR, from the coding sequence ATGAAAGTATTATCCATGAAACAACCATGGGCGACTCTGCTTGTGCAAGGCGAGACGCTATATGAAACAAGATCCTGGAGGACCCGGTATCGCGGTCCTTTGGCTATTCATGCAAGCCAGAAAGTGGATAAGCAGGCCTGCAAATATGAACCCATACGTTCGTTACTCGCCAAGAATGGCTTTACGGAACATAACCTCCCTACGGGGGTTATCCTTGCAACTTGCGAGCTTACAAATTGTTATCAAGTCATCGACGCTAATCATACGTCAGCCATTCTGGATTGTGGGAAGCTTGTGTCGGGTGAGGACTTGCTGTTAGGCGATTACAGTCCAGGTTATTTTGCGTGGGAAATATCGGGTTTCCGTCTGCTGGAGTCCCCTATTCCAGTAAAGGGAAAACTGGGACTATGGGAATATCCGATAGACCGATGA
- a CDS encoding spore coat protein, producing MNPILEHMSGLHTLTDDVIAMDLLINAKSGVRNYAMAVTECATPEIKQILMKQLDEAIDSHEKISNYMVQHGLYHPYHLPEQIQLDLTNIQTAMNIPS from the coding sequence ATGAACCCAATATTAGAACATATGTCAGGACTTCATACGCTAACGGATGATGTGATCGCAATGGATCTATTGATAAACGCCAAGAGTGGAGTCAGAAATTACGCCATGGCTGTGACCGAATGTGCCACTCCCGAAATCAAGCAAATTCTGATGAAACAGCTCGATGAAGCCATTGATTCTCATGAAAAGATATCAAATTATATGGTACAGCATGGCTTATACCATCCTTACCATCTTCCAGAGCAAATTCAGCTCGACCTGACAAACATTCAAACCGCAATGAACATTCCGTCCTGA
- a CDS encoding family 1 glycosylhydrolase — MTTTRTFTEGFLWGGAIAANQAEGAWNIAGKGISTADTAMNKKNIGDYKKQNAVSSEQLEAALQDQSTENYPKRRGIDFYHRYPEDLALMGKMGIKTLRMSIAWTRIFPNGNETNANEEGLLFYDRLFDEMIKNGIEPLVTLSHYEMPMYLVDHYGGWTSREVVDFFVRFSTTVFNRYKDKVKYWITFNEIDGIVRHPFTNGGIVPDRYENVEQAVYQSLHHQFVASAYAVKLCHEINPDAQIGCMLTTLLHYPHTCNPLDVLAAHKNNQFNLFFTDVQVRGAYPGYIERYFKEQNIVIEKAEGDSELLIEYTADFISFSYYNSFVASADSEGLETVSGNTMGGIKNPYLPVSDWGWQIDPIGLRLALNNLYSRYQVPLFIVENGLGAYDTIEEDGTISDPYRIEYLRSHIEQMHEALLDGVEIMGYTVWGIIDLISYSSSEMEKRYGLIHVDQDNDGNGTLERRRKESFFWYKNLISNNGI; from the coding sequence ATGACTACAACCCGAACATTTACCGAAGGATTCTTATGGGGTGGAGCGATTGCAGCGAATCAGGCTGAGGGTGCATGGAACATAGCAGGCAAAGGCATTTCTACTGCGGATACGGCTATGAACAAGAAAAACATAGGCGACTATAAAAAGCAAAACGCTGTGAGTTCAGAGCAGCTGGAAGCCGCTCTTCAGGATCAATCGACAGAGAATTATCCGAAACGAAGAGGAATTGACTTTTATCATCGCTATCCGGAAGACCTGGCATTAATGGGTAAGATGGGCATCAAAACATTACGTATGTCCATTGCGTGGACTCGTATTTTTCCGAATGGGAATGAAACCAATGCAAACGAAGAAGGTTTGCTGTTCTACGATCGCCTGTTTGATGAGATGATTAAAAATGGCATTGAACCTCTGGTTACCTTGTCTCATTATGAGATGCCGATGTATCTGGTCGATCATTATGGAGGATGGACATCCAGAGAGGTTGTTGATTTCTTTGTACGGTTCAGCACAACGGTATTTAACCGTTATAAAGATAAAGTGAAATATTGGATCACATTTAATGAAATTGATGGTATCGTTCGTCATCCATTTACCAACGGTGGAATTGTTCCTGATCGATATGAGAATGTTGAACAAGCAGTATACCAATCGCTGCACCATCAATTCGTTGCAAGCGCTTATGCTGTAAAGCTTTGCCATGAAATTAATCCAGATGCCCAAATCGGTTGCATGCTGACAACTTTGCTTCATTATCCTCACACATGCAATCCACTTGACGTATTGGCTGCCCATAAAAATAATCAATTCAATCTGTTCTTTACCGATGTGCAAGTACGTGGCGCTTATCCGGGTTACATCGAAAGATATTTCAAAGAGCAGAACATTGTTATTGAAAAAGCCGAAGGCGACAGCGAATTGCTAATAGAATATACGGCCGACTTCATATCGTTCAGTTATTATAATTCATTTGTAGCCAGTGCGGACAGCGAAGGTTTGGAAACGGTTAGTGGTAACACGATGGGAGGGATAAAGAATCCGTATCTGCCTGTCAGTGATTGGGGATGGCAAATTGATCCGATTGGCTTGAGACTGGCGCTCAACAATCTGTATAGCCGTTACCAGGTACCTCTGTTCATTGTAGAGAATGGTCTGGGTGCTTACGATACCATTGAAGAAGACGGGACCATTAGTGATCCTTATCGTATTGAATATCTGCGGTCTCATATCGAACAGATGCATGAGGCGTTATTGGATGGCGTTGAGATCATGGGATATACCGTCTGGGGAATCATCGACCTCATCAGCTATTCATCTTCTGAAATGGAGAAGCGTTATGGTTTGATCCACGTAGATCAGGATAATGACGGAAATGGTACGCTGGAGAGAAGAAGGAAGGAAAGCTTCTTCTGGTATAAAAATCTCATCTCTAATAATGGAATATAA